A stretch of Acidimicrobiales bacterium DNA encodes these proteins:
- a CDS encoding alpha/beta fold hydrolase — protein sequence MSPRREVSAADGSRISYEVAGVGPYLLIVPALLQSAALWREMGYVDRLATDHRVIVMDPLGHGESDRPHDPAVYGVEQAVGHVIAVLENEGIERATLWGFGAGAETVVDTARRRPDVVDAVVIGGTFLGDFAEGMREIGGDLTELTDKCASALEAGDWDAYFALMQDPVPLDVRRDRADANDPAAIAAVLRSDLRRARGFLKPSVPTFAYWAEDAFIHPHNRELVERLPIEWMVVPGLVSDAPELVDAVVTRVRRFLESAVRS from the coding sequence ATGAGTCCTCGGCGGGAGGTCTCTGCAGCGGACGGAAGCCGAATCTCCTATGAAGTGGCGGGAGTCGGTCCGTATCTGCTGATAGTTCCGGCATTGCTCCAGTCCGCCGCGCTCTGGCGTGAGATGGGCTACGTCGACCGCTTGGCCACCGATCATCGCGTCATCGTCATGGACCCGCTCGGGCACGGCGAGAGCGACCGGCCACACGATCCCGCGGTGTACGGCGTCGAGCAGGCGGTCGGCCACGTCATCGCCGTACTCGAGAACGAGGGCATCGAGCGGGCCACCTTGTGGGGGTTCGGGGCCGGCGCCGAGACGGTCGTCGACACCGCCCGCCGGCGCCCGGATGTCGTCGATGCGGTCGTGATCGGTGGGACGTTTCTCGGCGACTTCGCCGAGGGAATGCGCGAGATCGGCGGCGACCTCACCGAATTGACCGACAAATGTGCGTCCGCACTCGAGGCCGGCGACTGGGATGCCTACTTCGCGCTCATGCAGGATCCGGTGCCCCTCGACGTGCGACGGGACCGTGCGGACGCGAACGACCCCGCCGCGATCGCCGCCGTTCTGCGGAGCGACCTGCGCCGGGCGCGGGGGTTTCTCAAGCCGTCCGTCCCCACGTTCGCCTACTGGGCCGAGGACGCGTTCATCCACCCTCACAACCGGGAGTTGGTCGAGCGCCTGCCGATCGAGTGGATGGTCGTGCCCGGCTTGGTCTCCGACGCACCGGAACTCGTGGACGCCGTGGTCACCCGCGTGCGTCGTTTCCTCGAGTCCGCCGTCAGGTCGTGA
- a CDS encoding amidohydrolase family protein codes for MTASPGDAVQAIRDQLDHPVIDTDGHVIEYLPWVRDLVVDIAGEDVAGRFDQMVGSAPVVRQVPTELRRQAGVTRTAWWAVPARNTLDRATAMLPRLLRSRLDELGIDVAVLYPTYGLTVTAFADDELRQAMARAFNIYMAQAHADVGDRLIPVAAIPMFTPEEAIDELDHAVGELGLKAVMLAGVIPRPLPGAENIRGARYMNGVGHDSAYDYDPVWKRCAELGVCPTFHAGGQGWGSRMSRTNYVHNHIGNFAAAGEAALRSLLLGGAPMRFPDLRWAFLEGGVAWGANFLGDALGHYEKRNGEAIQHYNPAALDRTDLERLLAAHGADEVTSRIERLDYALQMLSDPDEDQDTLDEWAESGIRSPDDIIELFRDRFYFGCEADDPMNALAYQRHLVPAGVRLRAIFASDIGHWDVPDFTGVLPEAFELVEDGLLDADDFRAFVFDDPVRLFTAGNPDFFAGTVVAADAARVTT; via the coding sequence ATGACCGCCTCGCCGGGCGACGCCGTGCAGGCGATCCGCGACCAGCTCGACCATCCCGTCATCGACACCGACGGCCACGTGATCGAGTACCTGCCGTGGGTCCGCGATCTCGTCGTCGACATCGCGGGCGAGGACGTGGCCGGCCGGTTCGACCAGATGGTCGGCTCCGCTCCGGTCGTTCGCCAGGTCCCCACCGAGCTGCGGCGACAGGCCGGCGTGACCCGGACCGCCTGGTGGGCCGTGCCCGCCCGCAACACCCTCGATCGGGCGACGGCGATGCTGCCGCGGTTGCTCCGCTCCCGACTCGACGAACTCGGGATCGACGTCGCGGTGCTCTACCCCACCTACGGGCTCACGGTGACGGCGTTCGCGGACGACGAGCTGCGCCAAGCGATGGCGCGGGCGTTCAACATCTACATGGCGCAGGCCCACGCCGATGTCGGCGACCGGCTGATCCCGGTCGCCGCGATCCCGATGTTCACCCCGGAGGAGGCCATCGACGAACTCGACCACGCGGTCGGCGAGCTCGGACTCAAGGCGGTGATGCTCGCCGGCGTCATCCCGCGCCCGCTGCCGGGAGCCGAGAACATCCGCGGGGCGCGCTACATGAACGGCGTCGGCCACGACAGTGCGTACGACTACGACCCCGTGTGGAAACGGTGTGCGGAGCTCGGTGTCTGCCCGACGTTTCACGCCGGCGGCCAGGGCTGGGGCTCTCGTATGTCACGGACCAACTACGTCCACAACCACATCGGCAACTTCGCCGCCGCCGGCGAGGCCGCCCTGCGCTCACTGCTCCTGGGCGGGGCCCCGATGCGCTTTCCGGACCTGCGGTGGGCGTTTCTCGAAGGTGGCGTCGCCTGGGGCGCGAACTTCCTCGGTGACGCGCTCGGGCACTACGAGAAGCGCAACGGCGAGGCGATCCAGCACTACAACCCCGCCGCCCTCGACCGAACGGATCTCGAGCGCCTCCTGGCCGCCCACGGGGCCGACGAGGTCACGAGCCGGATCGAGCGGCTGGACTATGCGCTCCAGATGCTCTCCGATCCGGACGAGGACCAGGACACGCTCGACGAGTGGGCGGAGAGCGGGATCCGATCACCGGACGACATCATCGAACTGTTCCGCGACCGGTTCTACTTCGGGTGTGAGGCGGACGACCCGATGAACGCACTCGCCTACCAGCGCCACCTCGTGCCCGCGGGGGTTCGGCTGCGGGCGATCTTCGCGAGCGACATCGGCCATTGGGACGTGCCCGACTTCACCGGCGTCCTCCCCGAAGCGTTCGAGTTGGTGGAGGACGGTCTTCTCGACGCCGACGACTTCCGCGCCTTCGTGTTCGACGACCCGGTCCGCCTCTTCACCGCCGGCAATCCGGACTTCTTCGCGGGAACGGTGGTCGCGGCGGACGCCGCGCGGGTCACGACCTGA